A genomic region of Paenibacillus sp. PL2-23 contains the following coding sequences:
- a CDS encoding YdcF family protein: MDSAIIKRFILLAGSFLFTWFIIHTVFVVIDGLNDEIEPVDVAVVLGNKVETNGQPSDRLKARLDKSVELYKEGYFPFIIVSGGMGKEGYDEAKVMKSYLVDAGVPAAFIIEDSNGYNSYMTAQNTRKIMNENDLDSAMVITQYFHISRTKLAFRKLNMKEVYAAHATIFEVRDIYSVIREFPAFYKYLLK, translated from the coding sequence ATGGACTCAGCTATCATTAAGCGATTTATTCTATTGGCAGGAAGCTTTCTTTTTACATGGTTTATCATCCACACTGTTTTTGTAGTCATCGACGGATTAAATGATGAAATAGAACCCGTAGACGTAGCGGTGGTATTAGGAAACAAAGTAGAAACTAATGGGCAGCCCTCCGATCGTCTAAAAGCCAGACTAGATAAATCCGTAGAACTCTATAAAGAGGGCTACTTCCCTTTCATCATCGTTAGTGGTGGAATGGGTAAGGAAGGTTACGATGAGGCAAAGGTTATGAAATCGTACTTAGTTGATGCAGGAGTACCAGCGGCGTTTATCATAGAGGATAGTAATGGATACAACTCCTATATGACCGCCCAGAACACCAGGAAAATTATGAATGAAAATGATCTGGATTCCGCTATGGTTATTACGCAGTATTTTCATATATCAAGAACGAAATTGGCCTTCAGAAAATTAAATATGAAGGAAGTATATGCAGCCCATGCGACTATTTTTGAGGTTCGTGACATCTATTCTGTCATTCGAGAATTTCCAGCCTTTTATAAATATCTATTAAAATAA